In Bradyrhizobium guangdongense, the sequence TCATGGCGCTCGGCACCGTGGTGATCGCGTTCTGCCCGTCTTACGCAGCGATCGGTGTTGCCGCCCCGGTCATCGTGCTGATCGGCCGCTTGATCCAGGGCTTCTCTGCCGGCGTGGAGCTCGGCGGCGTTTCCGTCTATCTCTCCGAGATCGCCACGCCCGGCAATCGCGGCTTCTACACCTCGTTCCAATCATCCAGTCAGCAGGTCGCGATCTTCGTCGCAGCGATCATCGGCTTCATCCTGAGGGAGCTCATTCCCGGCGACACCTTCCTGGATGTGATCGGGGGCGTTGCAAAGTGGCGTATCCCGTTCTTCGTCGGCTGCATCATCATCCCGGTCATTTTCTTCCTGCGGCGCTCGCTCGAGGAAACGCCGGCCTTCCTGGCCATGAAGAAGCACCCGACCGCGCGCGAAGTTTTCGCATCGGCGATCGCGAACTGGCGCATCGTCATTCTCGGCATGATGATCGCCGTGCTGACCACCACGACCTTCTACTTCATCACGGTGTACGCCCCGGGCTTCGGCAAGCAGCTCAATCTGTCGCCGACCGGAACGCTGTTGGTGACGCTTCTCGTTGCTGTCACCAACTTCATCTGGAATCCGGTCGGCGGCGCGCTGTCCGACCGCATTGGCCGCAAACCGGTGCTGGTGACGATCGCGGCCCTGTCATTCCTGACGGCCTACCCCGCCCTGTCCTGGCTCGCGGCAGCTCCCACACTCGGGAAGCTGCTGGCTGTTCAGATGATGTTCTCGCTCTACTTCGGCGTCTACAGCGGCACGATGCTGGGATGCCTGGTCGAGATCGTGCCGGCTCATGTCCGTACCACCTGCTTCTCGATCGCGTTCGCCTTGGCCGCGGGCATCTTCGGCACGTCGACGCCCGCGGTGGCGACCAAGCTGATCAGCATGACCAACGGCGACAAGGCCTCGCCGGCGTACTGGCTCATGTTCGGCGCGGCGCTCGGCATCATCGCCGCACTCGCCGTTTATCGCGGGGGCAAGCAGGCGGTGCCGACCTATGACACGGCTACCGAGCCGGCGACGGGGCGTTGATCGTCATTCCGGGGCGCGACAAAGTCGCGAGCCCGGAATCCATTTCTCCCAGCATTGCTGACGCACGATGGATTCCGGGCTCGATGCTGCGCATCGCCCCGGAATGACGGAAGGGACTTACAGCTCCACCACCACGTAATCGCTCTCGACCGTCACTGGGATCGTCTCGGCCACATACGGGCCCTTCACCACACTGGCGCCAGGCTCGACATGGGCTGGATAGGCCTTCACCCGGAAGCGCCGGGGATCGCAGTAGGACTGGCCCGTGCGGATGTCGAACTCCCAGCCATGCCAGGGACAGCGGATGATCTCGCCGAGTTTTGTATATTCGATCTCGCCGGGATCCCTGGACTGCGCAAGTCCGATCAACGGGCCTTCGCACAAGGCCGCCCCCTGGTGCGGACAGCGGTTCATCAGGCCGAAATACTCGCCCTTGATGTTGAAGACGGCGATCGGCCGTCCGTCGATCTCCAGCAACTTTCGCGTCCCCGGCGGAAGCTCATTGACCGGCGCAATCACATGACGCGCCATCAAGCTATTCCGTAGAGCTTCTTGGCATTGCCGAGATAGAACGCCTCGCGATTGGCTTCGCTGACGCCCGCCGGCAGCACGCGGGACGGCTCGTCATAATCCCAATGCGGATAGTCGGTCGCGAACAGCAGCCGATCCCAGCCGATCCAGTTGATGACGTCGAACAGATCTTCGCGCCGCTCCGGATCTTCCATCGGCTGGGTGGTCCACCACACCTGCTCGCGGATATATTCGGACGGCGGCCGCTTGACGTGCGGCACCTCGCTGCGCAGTCGCTGCCAGACCTTGTCGAGGCGCCAGGCCAGCGACGGCGCCCAGCCGAAGCCGGCCTCGATCATCACCATCTTCAGCTTGGGGAAACGCTCGAACACGCCTTCCAGCACGAGACTGGCCAGCGCCGATTGCTGGCACTGCGAATGGCCCACCATCTCCTCGATGTAATAGGACGGCCAGCCCGACGGCGTGATCGGATTGCCGCCGAAGCCGAAGGCGTGCACGCCGACCGGAAGGCCCGCCTCTTCCGCAGCCTGATAGATCGGCCAATAACGGCGCTGGCCGAGCGGCTCGACGTTGCGGCTCAGCAGCAGCACCTGCACGAAGTTCTTGTCGCCGGCGCGCTCGCGGATCTCGGCGGCCGCCGACAAGCCATCCTCATTGCCGACGACAATGGACGCCTTGAGCCGCTTGTCCTTGCTGGTCCATTTGTCGATCTGCCAGTCGTTGATCGCCGAGCACAGCGCAGCCGAGAGCTCGTGGTTGCGAATGCCCTGCCCGGTACCCAGCGGATTAAGCACGCCGAGCTGCACATTGTTGCGGTCGAGCAGCTGCTTCTGCATGAAGGAGAGCGACGAGCCCTGCGGCCCGCCTTCCGGCGGATAGGCATCGCGGCGCGAGGCGTTGGGTTGGGCCTTCGGATAGGGCGGGCCTTCCATCATGCCCTGATAGGCATGGACACCGTAGACTTCGAGGTGATGTTGCCAGCGCTTGGCGAGGTAGGGATAAAGCTCGGTCCGGGTGGCACGTGCCGGATGGATGTCGCAGTCCGCAATCGCGGTCTTTGATGTCAGAGGGGAAGCAGTTTCTTGGCTCTCGCGGAACTGGATATTCATCGCCTTGCCTCCTTTGGCAGCGGGCTCATTTCAGGCGGGGATAGGTCGCATGTGGATTGTCGATCATGATCTTGCGCACGAGATCGGGGGCGAGCCCCTCGGGCAGCGCATCCTGGCCGTCGAACTGCCAGTGCGGATAGTCCGTGGAGAATAGGACCAATTCGTCGGACTGCATATGCTCAAACAGGCGATTTAATGTCGCCGTGTCCGGCGGCGCATCAAATGGCTGTAATGAGAAGCGGATGTTGCTGCGCACAATCTCGAGCGGCGCGCGATCGACCCATGGCGTCTCCATCCGCACGCCGCGCCAGAACTTGTGCAATCGCCAGAGATAAGGCGAGATCCAGGAGACGCCGGATTCCAGCATCACCATTTTCAGCCGCGGATATTTGGCGAATACGCCTTCCACGATCAGACTGGTGAGCTGGGTCTGGAACGCCTGGGCCTGACCGACATAATCCTCGATGTGGTAGGAACCCCAACCCACTGCGGTCGGAGGGTTGTGATAGGCGGAACCGGCGTGGATACCCACCGGCAGATCGTGTCGTTCGGCCGCCTCGTAGATCGGCCACAGCGCGCGCTTGCCGAGCGGGGTGTCGCC encodes:
- a CDS encoding amidohydrolase family protein, producing the protein MNIQFRESQETASPLTSKTAIADCDIHPARATRTELYPYLAKRWQHHLEVYGVHAYQGMMEGPPYPKAQPNASRRDAYPPEGGPQGSSLSFMQKQLLDRNNVQLGVLNPLGTGQGIRNHELSAALCSAINDWQIDKWTSKDKRLKASIVVGNEDGLSAAAEIRERAGDKNFVQVLLLSRNVEPLGQRRYWPIYQAAEEAGLPVGVHAFGFGGNPITPSGWPSYYIEEMVGHSQCQQSALASLVLEGVFERFPKLKMVMIEAGFGWAPSLAWRLDKVWQRLRSEVPHVKRPPSEYIREQVWWTTQPMEDPERREDLFDVINWIGWDRLLFATDYPHWDYDEPSRVLPAGVSEANREAFYLGNAKKLYGIA
- a CDS encoding Rieske (2Fe-2S) protein produces the protein MARHVIAPVNELPPGTRKLLEIDGRPIAVFNIKGEYFGLMNRCPHQGAALCEGPLIGLAQSRDPGEIEYTKLGEIIRCPWHGWEFDIRTGQSYCDPRRFRVKAYPAHVEPGASVVKGPYVAETIPVTVESDYVVVEL
- a CDS encoding MFS transporter, which translates into the protein MAGPATNPPAIKSRIGAILRATSGNFLEQFDFFLFGFYAQDIAKAFFPAADDTAALLNAYGVFWLGALMRPVGAIVLGAYIDRIGRRQGLIFTLALMALGTVVIAFCPSYAAIGVAAPVIVLIGRLIQGFSAGVELGGVSVYLSEIATPGNRGFYTSFQSSSQQVAIFVAAIIGFILRELIPGDTFLDVIGGVAKWRIPFFVGCIIIPVIFFLRRSLEETPAFLAMKKHPTAREVFASAIANWRIVILGMMIAVLTTTTFYFITVYAPGFGKQLNLSPTGTLLVTLLVAVTNFIWNPVGGALSDRIGRKPVLVTIAALSFLTAYPALSWLAAAPTLGKLLAVQMMFSLYFGVYSGTMLGCLVEIVPAHVRTTCFSIAFALAAGIFGTSTPAVATKLISMTNGDKASPAYWLMFGAALGIIAALAVYRGGKQAVPTYDTATEPATGR
- a CDS encoding amidohydrolase family protein; amino-acid sequence: MTSLIPGGVDCDVHPAVPHLTSLLPYLNDYWRDQVTTRGMVDLVSQSYPQNSPITARPDWRPENGKPGERLQDMQRHVLDPFQLEFAICNPLYGVQMVFSEDMQAAFCRAVNEWLAKEWLDRESRLRGSIVIPTQSIERAVAEIERCAGDRRFVQVLMLVMGDTPLGKRALWPIYEAAERHDLPVGIHAGSAYHNPPTAVGWGSYHIEDYVGQAQAFQTQLTSLIVEGVFAKYPRLKMVMLESGVSWISPYLWRLHKFWRGVRMETPWVDRAPLEIVRSNIRFSLQPFDAPPDTATLNRLFEHMQSDELVLFSTDYPHWQFDGQDALPEGLAPDLVRKIMIDNPHATYPRLK